The DNA window GCGAGGTCGTGCCAGCCCCAGGCGGTGTCCCGGTCCGGGTCGTCGTCGGCGCCGAGTGCCCGGGCGGCCCGGACCAGGTGGCTGACGCAGCGGTCCAGCGCGCCCTGGTGGTGCGCGGCGAGCGCGGCGAGGGCGTGGAGGTGCCCGTGCAGGTAGGGCTCGGCCAGGTCCCGGACGGCTGCGGAGGCGTCCTCGATGGCCCGGGTGAACTCCGCCGTCCGACCGAGATTGATCAGTGCGGAGAGGCGCTGCACGAGGGCGTCCGCCCGCGCGCACGGGTCGTCGGTGGTGCGGATGACCCGGTCCAGCAGCGCGCACGCCTCCGCCGAGCGGCTGACCTCCTGCAACGCCCGGGCGCGCCGGAGGGCGTCAACCTGGTCCTCGACCCGGTCGAGCCAGCCCACTCGCGACCTCCTGTCGGTGTGCTCCCGGACGCACCCGCTCGTGAGGTGACCCGCGACGCTTCATGATTATGTCGTGACCTCCCTCCCGCAACACCCGTCCGAAGGGTCAGAACGCGAGCGCCCCTCACGGGTGGTCGCCCGGGCGGCCCGGGCCCTGGCCGCGGCGGGGGTGGAGGCGGCCCGCGCCGAGGCCGAGCAGCTGGCCGCGTACGTGCTGGACGTGCCGCGCGGCCGGCTGGCGCTGGCCGACGGCTTCACCCCGGCGCAGCGCGACCGCCTCGACACACTGGTCGACCGGCGGGTGGCCCGGGAACCCCTCCAGCACCTCACCGGCGTCGCCGGCTTCCGCCACCTGGAGCTGGCGGTCGGCCCGGGCGTCTTCGTGCCCCGCCCGGAGACCGAACTGCTCGCCGGCTGGGGGATCGAGCAGGCCGGCCGGTGGGCCGCGCCGGTGGTCGTCGACCTGTGCAGCGGGTCCGGTGCGATCGCCCTGGCGGTCGCCCAGGAGCTGCCGTCGGCCCGGGTGGTGGCCGTGGAGCGGTCCCCGGCGGCGCTGGACTGGCTGCGCCGCAACGCCGCCGAGCGGGCCGCGGCGGGGGACCGGCCGATCGAGGTGGTCGCCGCCGACGTCACCGACCCGGCGCTCCTCGCCGACCTGGTGGGCCGGGTCGACGTGCTGCTGTGCAACCCGCCGTACGTGCCCCGGTCGGTGGTGGTGCCGCCCGAGGTGGCCCGCCACGACCCGGACGAGGCGGTGTTCGGCGGCGCGGACGGGCTGGACGTCATCCGCCCGGTGGTCGGCCGCGCCGCCGCGCTGCTGCGCCCCGGCGGCGTGCTCGGCGTCGAGCACGACGACACCCACGCCAGGGCGGTGCCCGCGCTGCTCGCCGCCGACGGCCGGTACGAGCGGGTCGAGGAGCACCGTGACCTGGTCGGCCGGCCCCGCTGGGCGACCGCGTCCCGCCGGGCGGACGGCCAGCACGCCGATGCCGCCCCGGCGTGGCAGACTGGCTCCTCGTGATGCTCTACGACTGTCGGTCGCCGGCAGACCGGGACCGCGGCGTCGAGGCGGCCATCGAGGCGGTCAAGAACGGTGAACTCGTCGTCCTGCCGACCGACACGGTCTACGGCGTCGGGGCCGACGCCTTCACGCCGTACGCCGTGAAGGCCCTCGCGGACGCCAAGGGTGGCGCGCGGCAGGCGCCGCCGGTGCTGATCGGTTCCCGGCACACCCTCGACGGCCTGGTCTTCTCGCTGCCCCGTTCGGCCCGGGAGCTGGTCGAGGCGTTCTGGCCGGGCGCGCTGACCATCGTGGTGGAGCACTCGCCGAGCCTGGCCTGGGACCTGGGCGACTCCAGCGGCACGGTGGCGGTGCGGATGCCGCTGCACCCGGTGGCGCTGGAGGTGCTGCGGGAGACCGGCCCCATGGCGGTGGCCTCGGCCAACAAGGTCGGCCAGCCCGCGGCGCTCACCGCCGAGGAGGCCCGCGACCAGCTCGGCTACGGCGTCCGTGCCTACCTGGAGGCCGGCCCGGCGCTCGACCCGGTGCCGAGCACCATCGTCGACCTGACCGGCGAGGTGCCCCGGGTGCTGCGCCAGGGCGCGGTGACGCTGGAGAAGCTGCGCGACGTGGTGCCGGACATCCGCGACGAGCGGGGGGTCTGAGTGCCGCCGTTCACCGTGCTGCACGTCTGCATGGGCAACATCTGCCGGTCCCCGATGGCCGAGCGCCTGCTGGCGGTCGCCGTGCGGGAGCGGCTGGGCCGGCTGGGCGTCGACCCGGCCCGCTCCGACGAGCTGGTGCACAGCCACAGCGCCGGCACCGGCGGCTGGCACGCCGGCGAGGAGATGAACCCGCCCGCCGCCCGGCAGGTGATCTCGCGCGGTGGTGCGGTCGACGGGTTCGCCGCCCGCCGGCTCCGCTCCGACCTGATCGACGCCGCCGACCTGGTCCTCACCGCCACGGCCGACCAGCAGGAGTACGTGGTGGCGCTGCGCCCGGACGCGGCCGCGCGCACCTTCGTGCTGGGCGAGTTCGGCCGGCTGCTCGGCGCGCTGGACCGGGCCGGGCTGCCCCCGGTGGAGGCCACCCCGGACGCGGTGTACGCCCGGGGCGTGGCGCTGGTGGCGGCGGCGGACGCGGCCCGCCAGGGCAGCACCGCGCTGCCCACCGACGACCTCGACGACCCGTGGGGTCGCGGCGACCAGTGCTTCAGCCGGGTGGCCGACGAGATCGAGGAGACCGTCCAGCCGCTGGCCACCGCGCTGCTTCCCTGAGGTTCATCCTTCCTCGCGAACTTCCTGCGCATTTCGCCGAAGATGGCGG is part of the Micromonospora halotolerans genome and encodes:
- the prmC gene encoding peptide chain release factor N(5)-glutamine methyltransferase; its protein translation is MTSLPQHPSEGSERERPSRVVARAARALAAAGVEAARAEAEQLAAYVLDVPRGRLALADGFTPAQRDRLDTLVDRRVAREPLQHLTGVAGFRHLELAVGPGVFVPRPETELLAGWGIEQAGRWAAPVVVDLCSGSGAIALAVAQELPSARVVAVERSPAALDWLRRNAAERAAAGDRPIEVVAADVTDPALLADLVGRVDVLLCNPPYVPRSVVVPPEVARHDPDEAVFGGADGLDVIRPVVGRAAALLRPGGVLGVEHDDTHARAVPALLAADGRYERVEEHRDLVGRPRWATASRRADGQHADAAPAWQTGSS
- a CDS encoding L-threonylcarbamoyladenylate synthase; this translates as MLYDCRSPADRDRGVEAAIEAVKNGELVVLPTDTVYGVGADAFTPYAVKALADAKGGARQAPPVLIGSRHTLDGLVFSLPRSARELVEAFWPGALTIVVEHSPSLAWDLGDSSGTVAVRMPLHPVALEVLRETGPMAVASANKVGQPAALTAEEARDQLGYGVRAYLEAGPALDPVPSTIVDLTGEVPRVLRQGAVTLEKLRDVVPDIRDERGV
- a CDS encoding arsenate reductase/protein-tyrosine-phosphatase family protein, which translates into the protein MPPFTVLHVCMGNICRSPMAERLLAVAVRERLGRLGVDPARSDELVHSHSAGTGGWHAGEEMNPPAARQVISRGGAVDGFAARRLRSDLIDAADLVLTATADQQEYVVALRPDAAARTFVLGEFGRLLGALDRAGLPPVEATPDAVYARGVALVAAADAARQGSTALPTDDLDDPWGRGDQCFSRVADEIEETVQPLATALLP